The Cyclobacterium amurskyense genome contains the following window.
TGTATATTAAAAGGATTTCGAACGAGTGAGAAAAGAGAAATGTCCACTAATGTTACAGGGTAGTGGGAGAGCAGCTTTCGAACCATTAGCCTTATTTACTTTCAGCCTGAGCTTTGAAATAGCTCGCTTAACCCTACTACTTTAATTGCTACATTCTCCAAGTAGCTTAAAACCTTATTCTTCACGAAAAAGACTTTCAAAGAAGCCATGAATTACCAAACATTTCAACCTCATCCAGATTTACAAGCACTTGTAAATTGCTATTGGACCCTAGAAGTCCCAGCTGAAAAAGACGCTCAAAAACAAAGGATTATACCTGATGGCTGTATTGAAATGGCATTTATCCTGGGAGATGACGTAAAACGCTATACTTCCGAAGGAGAATTCATTATACAACCGCGTGCAATGGTGCTTGGGCAAACAATAGAACCTTTTTATATTGAGCCAACAGGTTATGTCAATACTTTTGCGATTCGATTTTACCCTTATGGTTTTGCGAACTTCGTAACCATTCCGATTAAAAACCTGGTGAATAAGGAAACGCCAATTGAATTGTTGTTTGGTGAAAAAGACGGAAATGCCTTAGAAAAAAAGATAATTGAGGCAAGCGATAGTAGGGAACGAATAGGGATAATTGAAAGGTTTCTTTTAGATAAGATGAACGAAAAATCAACTATTGATTCTATCGTAAAATCGACCATTGATGCCCTGTTATTAACAAATGGAAGTGCTTCAATAGGTGCAATTCTTAAAGGGGATCTATCCAAAAGGAGACAACTTGAAAGAAATTTTTTGAAACAAATAGGTGTTAGCCCAAAGCAGTTAGGTAAAGTAATCCGATTACAAACTGCGCTAAAAATGATGCTCAACAAAGAGACTGAAAACCTCACCAATATCGCTTATGAAAGTGAGTATTTTGACCAAGCCCATTTTATAAAAGATTTTAAAGAGTTTACCGGCATCAACCCGAAAAAGTTTTTAGGCAATGAAAGTATGGCACTTTCTACCCTTTTCTACAAATAGTTTGCCTGACGCATTTTTACAATTTTGCACCCTACAAGTGTTCTAAATTTGTATTGTCGATTTAAAGATGACAATATGAACAAAGCCATACTTTATACAGCCACATTACTAAGCTTTAGTATGATGGCTTGCAACAGCCAAAACGAATCCAAAACCGAAGCAATAGCGGTTGACACTCAGGTAAATAAAAAGAAAAACGATATGAAAAGCCATGTTTCAATTTTTGAAATTCCAGCCACGGATCTTTCAAGAGCAGTAGATTTTTATCAAGCAATTTTAGGCATTCCCATTGAGAAAATGGAGATGCCAGGTATGGAAATGGGAATATTTCCATACGAAGAACAAATGGTTACAGGCGTTTTAATGAAAGGGGAAGGGTACAATCCTTCAGCTGACGGCGTTACCCTTTACCTTAATGGTGGAGATGACCTGCAAAACATACTTGGTAAGGTCGAACCCAATGGAGGGGAAATTATTGTCCCGAAAACAGCCCATGCGGATGACAGTGGGTTTTTCGCCTTGTTTTTAGATACGGAAGGAAATAAACTTGGTCTACATTCGCCTAATTAGTTAGGATAGGTTGAAAAGTTATGCACTCAAGCAAAAACGGTTCGGGTTTTAATCAGAACCGTTTTCGCTTTAAATAGGTATATTTCTATCAGAAAATAAAGTAGAATACCAATTTAAATGAACAATGAGGGCAAAAGAATTTGTTGACACATTAAAAATTATTGGTCAGGAATAACCTGGAAATATCCCTAAAAAGGAACTGTTTTCTTTAGCGAAAAAATTTCAATTCATGCCAGTTGAGGAGGTGGTAAAATTACTTAGAGATGAAAATTTTGACCATCGACTAGGAGCTGTTTCAATTTTAGATTGGAAAGCACGGAATAAAAAAACATCTCTAGAAGAGAGGCATGCTATTTACACAGCATATATTGATAATCACCAATGGATTAACGATTGGGGAATGGTAGATAGAGCAGCCCCTTATGTTATTGGGGGTTACTTGTTTGGTAAGGACAAAAAGCCCCTGTATGATTTGGCCAGATCCACAAACCCTATGGAACGGCGTACGGCAATTGTTAGCACTTATTATTTTATTCGAAAGGGTGAAATAGAGGACACATTCAAGATTGCTGAAATACTTGTTAACGATTCAGAACACTTTGTTCAAACGGCTGTGGGGAGTTGGGTTAGAGAAGCGGGTAAAAGAGATGAAGAAAGATTAAAAGCCTTTTTGAATGCCTATGCGGCAACTATGCCGAGAGTTACTTTGAGGGTTGCCATTGAGAGGTTTGACCCTAAGCTGCGGAAATACTATCTGGATTTAGTCAAACAGAATTAATAAAGAAGATTAACGCTGAAAATATTTTGCAGTAAACTATAACCACCTAAGATTGATAGAATCATACGAGTCTATTAATTTCAGTATGTGGTTACATTACGGGTTAGCCACTTATTTATTGAAACTTATTTTGTTCCTAAGCGCTTAAAAAACTGGATCATTTTATTGGCTTAAAAGAGTCACTTAGGGATTAAAAATCTAAGGTTTCACTGTCCACCATATCGATATAACGCTTCATTTTCTTCAGAATTACTTTGAAGTGGTGGGTTTCATCTCTTGTTACAAAAGTGATGGCCAAGCCCTCAGTTTTGGCTCTCCCAGTACGGCCTACTCGGTGTACAAAGTCCTTAGGAGATCTAGGCAATTCATAATTTATAACATAAGGAAGCTCAAGGAAATCAATCCCTCTAGAGATCAAATCTGTAGCCACCAATACTTGTATTTTTCCGGATTTGAAATCCTCTAATGCCTTTAATCTTGCAAACTGACTCTTCTTCCCATGGATTGAATCTGCTTCAAACCCATTATTGTATAGCTTTCTAGCTACCGCATCTGCTTTAACCCCAGAAGAGGTAAATACCAATACTTGGCTCATTTCATTTTCTCTGAGTAAGTGTCTTAGCAAAGGGCCTTTGCGCTCATCACTCACGAAGTAGCCAGATAAGTTTATCAATTCCACATCTTCAGCATTGTCTTTAACTTCCACAACTTCTGGATTTGAAAGCAATACCCGGTTGATTCCTGCCAACTGATCACTTAATGTTGCCGAAAACAACATGTTTTGCCTTTTGCTAGGCAAAAGCGCAAAGATCTCTTGCATTTCTTTTTCGAAACCAAGATTTAACATCTTATCAGCTTCATCTAACACTAATGTTTCCACCTTTGATAGATCTATAGCACTGGACCTTTGTAAGTCTAGCAATCGTCCTGGGGTGGCAACTAATATGTCCACTCCGAAAATAGCTTTCATTTGAGGATTGATGGATACACCACCATAGATGGCCATAGATTTGATCGGATGGGGTAACTTATGAGACAATTCTTTAAATACTTCGACAACCTGAATAGCCAATTCTCGAGACGGGACTAGAACCAGAACTTTTGGCTGCCTACTTTTTTTAGGCGCAGGTCCATAGGCCATTTTATTCAATATTGGCACCACATAACTAACTGTCTTGCCTGAGCCTGTTTTAGCGATTCCTAGTAGATCCCTTCCTTTGATTAACACAGGGATGGCTTGAGTTTGAATAGGCGTAGGGCTCTCATATCCCAGAGAAGTAATATTGGATAGTATCGAAGGATGGAGCTTGAGTTTTACAAAAGACATGTTTCAAATTTATATTTATAGACTTGTGGCCTAAACCATATTATAATAGTACGAAAAATAAAGAAAATCCTTCAAGAAGTAACCTTTTACTATCTGCCAAGTTAAATAAGTAATTAAGAAGCTGGGCTTAATGCAATGCTTTATAATTACTTAATAGCTAAAGGGACTGATAAATTATATTTTAAGAACTTTTGGAAGAAGTAATAAACGCCTCAATTAATCGCCTCAGTTTTCCAAAGTGAGGCTGGCTTGGTATGCGAATCAAATGCTGTAATTATAATAGCTGAAAGCAATGTTTAATTATTGGCAATAGTGGCTGAAGTATTTGGTGTCCCGGAAATGCTTTCTAATAGGACGATTAAAATAGATTTTAGGTGCATTGCACTTTAATCAGGCATTTTGGAACAAGCAGCGATGAAATTTACTTCCATGTAGTCAACAATACTTATTAATCCATTAAATTAGTAATGCATATAAGGATAAACACCACTTAGGGATAGGTATCTTCCTGCATTGTTCATTACCCTCAGAAACCAAAAATAGATATAGTGAAAATTGATAAGCTACACCACATCGCAATAATTTGTTCGGACTACAATAGATCTAAAAAGTTTTACACCGATATTTTGGGATTTACGATTGACAAAGAAATCTACAGAGAAGAAAGGCAATCCTATAAACTTGACCTTTCCTTAAACGGGGAATATTTAATCGAACTTTTCTCTTTTCCAGACCCACCATCAAGACCCTCAAGGCCCGAAGCGAATGGTTTGAGGCATATTGCTTTTGGAGTAAAGGATATAAAGGAGGCGATTGAATATTTGAAATTAAAGGAGGTAGTAGCAGAAGAAGTTCGAATAGATGAATTCACCAATAAGAAGTTTACCTTTATCGCTGACCCAGACAATTTGCCAATCGAATTTTACGAAGTATGATAAATATTGGGCAATATATTGACGGGTTTAATTTACTTTTCCCTCAAAGCATCAATAAAGCGCCTTGGGAGTTTATCAACGACTTGGAAAACACCATTAATGAACGAATATCCAAACTGTCATCTGAATATAGGATTGAAGACAATATAGCAATACATAAAACGGCAACGGTAGAACAAGGCGCAATTTTGAAGGGGAGCCTAATTATTTCTGAAAATTGCTTTATAGGAGCACACGCTTACTTTAGAGGGCCTATTTATTTAGGTAAATCTGTTAAAATCGGTCCGGGTTCAGAAGTCAAACAATCGATAATTTTAGACAACTCTGCAATAGCCCACTTCAACTATATTGGGAACAGTGTAATAGGCAAAAACATTAATTTTGAAGCAGGTTCAATTTGTGCCAACCACTTTAATGAAAGACAGATTAAAACGATTTTCATTAAGCATAATGGACAGCTAATTGATACAAAAACAGAAAAATTCGGGTCATTGGTAGGCGATAATTCTAAAATTGGTGCCAATGCAGTATTGTCTCCAGGTTCAATTTTAGAAGTAAACAGTATCGTCAAAAGACTCGAATTAATTGAACAAGTAAAGTAATGAATAGGGAAGGGTCAAAGCATTGTTATCCTTCTTCGTATATAGGGAATTCTTGAAAATAACAGCCTATGAAAATAATCTCAACGAATATTGGAACACCAACTACCTTTCTTTGGAAAGGCAAGGAAGAAACAACTGGCATCTATAAAAAGCCTACAAATGAACGGCTCTATTTAACGAAAAACGATGTTTTAGGTGATGAGATTTCCAATCGCTTGAATCATGGAGGCTATTATAAAGCCTGTTATTTGTTTTCTGCTGAACAATACCCCTACTGGAAGGATTTGTATCCTGATCTTGATTGGTCTTGGGGCATGTTTGGAGAAAACCTTACAGTTAGTGGATTTGATGAAAGAGAGGTGCTGTTGGGGGCGATTTATAAGGTAGGGGATGCCATGGTTCAGATTTCCCAATACAGAGAACCCTGTTATAAGTTTGGACATAAATTTGGAACCCAAAAAGTACTTAAGCAATTTATTGAACATGGTTTTGGTGGTACTTATGTAAGCATTCTAGAAGAAGGACATGTTGGTATTGGTGACGAATTTATCCTGGTAGAACGGCCTGAAAACAGTTTAACCGTGGCATCCTTATTTCAACTGGTATTCGCAAAAGAAAAGAACCAGGAATTGCTGAAAATTGCAGCTAAAAGCAAAGCAATTCCTCCCAAAAAGAGGATTTTATTAAGCAATTGTATTGAATAGTAGGGTTAATAATGCCTCGATCATGAAAATATTCTTTATGCTGTGTATATTCTATTTTTAGTATAGGAATTTCAAGTACAATTAGCTTTTACTTAAATGGTCGATTTAAACAGATTAAAACAAATTTATAAGTTTGGCAAGGAGCTTAGTTTAAAGGATATCCAGGTTTTATTAAAGGCTGCAAAAAATGGTTCATTTAGGAAGAAAGAGCTTCTCATAAATGAAGGCTCCAAAAGGAATGATGTTTTCTATATTAAAAGTGGTTTGGTTCGTTGTTTTAACATCAATGACAAGGGAGAAGAAATTACCTTAAAATTAATCCCAGAACATCAGGTTGTTGCCAATGTTGATTTGATTTTGTTTAGCCAAGCCTCCAGATTTTTTTATGAAGCATTGGAAAATACTGAGGTATTTTTTATTGATTATGATGTATTGCAGGATTTGGTTTCAAGGAATCCGAAATTAGAGGCCAATAGAAAGTATGTGCTTCAACGTTTATTAAAAGAGTCCATGGAGAGGGTTGAGTCTTTCGTCTTGCTAACTCCAGAAGAAAGGTACCTAAGGTTTGTAAAAGACTACCCAGGGATTACCAATAGGGTTCAGGATAAATACATTGCAAATGTTCTTGGCATTACTCCCGTTTCACTTAGCAGGATTAGAAAAAGGATAGCCACCAAAAACTAATCCTCCGGTTTCATAAATTATCTTTTGTTAACGCCTTTAGCCTTAGGGCTGTTATAGATTTGTGTCATTGTTAAACTTAAAAACGAATATCATGACACTTTCAAAATCAATTGTTACAGCCATTGTAATTCAATCCTTGATTTCTTGCACAAACGAGGAAGATATGGAAGTTAAAAATGTAGTCTCTGAAGAGGAAGCTGTAGTGCTAATAGAAAGCTCCCTGCAAAAAAGTACAGGAGGTTTGAATGAAATGACGAACACCTTTTCTGAAGAATTGACTACAGATATCACCTTAAATGAGCTTTGCGGCACCTTGTATGAAGCCTCCTTAAATTATAATTATAACGAGGCTCCTATATTAGCAGATTATGAGATAGATTGGTCCTATATGATGGCTTGCAATGGTTTTAATGTACCACAAATGGTGGAATTTGAGGCCAGTTCAGTTGGTAGTTATTCAACATCAAGAATTAATTCAAATGATGTTACCAATACTGCCATAGACATTTCAGGATTACAGCCATCAGCTTCTTCGCTCTTGTTTAGTGGTTTTTTTAATAGAGAAGGAAACCAAAGCATCACCACAAACCTAAAAACAAGAAGTTTATCGAGTAAATTTAATGTTGATTTGGTTGATGTGCTTATCGATAAATCAAATTACAGCATATCCTCTGGTGGAGGAACATTTGTTCTATCAGGATTGAGTGAAAATATTCCCTTTTCTTTTAATGGTACAATTGTTTTCAATGGAAATGGCAGTGTTTCCTTAACAGTAAATGAGAATGATTATGAAATCAATATAAACGAATAAAACCATGGAGGGAATAAGCCTTCACTATTTTACTCCTATAGCGAGCAATATTATTCGCTACTTTATGGTTGCAGGTACGGCTTTTGTGATTTTCTATAAGTTTTATCCCAATAAATTTTTTAAGAACAAAATTCAGTTGGGTCTTGCTAAGAATAAAGATTTTATCCGTGAGATTTTGCATTCAGTGCAATCGAGTTTTGTGATTGGACTGGTGATAGCTTTGTTTTTATTTACCCCACTCCGTGATTATGTTGCTATTTACAATGATTTTCATGAATACCATTTTCTGTGGATACCATTAAGCATACTATTAGCCTTAATACTGCATGACAGCTATTTTTATTGGATGCACAGGGTTGTACATCACCCTAAATTGTTCAAGAGTATACATTTAACTCATCATAAGTCTACAAATCCCTCTCCATGGACTTCATTTTCTTTTCATTTTTATGAAGCAATTACTGAAGCCATGGCTGTTCCTTTAATTTTATGTTTGATTCCCATGCATCCTTTGTCATTGATACTTTTTGGGTTATTGTCTTTTTGTATTAACGTTTATGGGCATTTAGGCTATGAAATTGCACCAAAATGGTTCAGGAACTCTCTTTTGTTTGAAGTACTCATTAGCTCAACTTATCATAATCTTCATCATGCAAAACCTAAGGGGAATTATGGTTTGTATTTTAGGTTTTGGGACAGGTTATTAAAGACGGAAAACCCAAATTATAGGATGGATTATGATCGAATACAAAAAAGAAGGTTTGGCCAATAGTAGGCTGGTTTATTATACTTGGTTCAAAATAAAATTCTTTTAAATCATTATTGTAAAATATTTAATTGTTATATTAGGATAATATATAGAATTAAAACCTATTGGTAGTGGCTTCTCTACCTTTCCAGGAGTGGGTTATCCTTTGCAAATTTCAGCTTGATTAGCCTGCAATTATTATCAGAACCCTAAAATTTACATGATGGAAGAATTAAAAAAACGCAATGCTTTCTACATTGGAGGGCTTGTTGCCATACTTTTGGCCAGTTATTTTTCATGGACAATGTTTTTTCTATTCCTAAGCCTTATTTTATACCCATTAGGGGTCATTCTTGTTTTGCTTTCAAAAAAGAGATGGTGGATAAAAGTGATTACAATTCTTTTACCTTTGACCTTTACGCTTCCAACCTCAGTGATGTTAAAGGATTTTTTTGATTCTCTTGTCTCTTAAGTAAGCGAAAATATCTTCCTACATTTATACTTTGGGACGGCTTTACAAATTAAACCCGAAATATGCAATAGACATTCTATTACGTGCTGAAATCGCTTTAAAATCAGCCACTTCGTTGCTGTTTTCAATTTCACCATAGCGGTGCTATGCTAAAATCTCCAAACAGCCTGATTTTCTTGCGATTGCAACACTCATCACGAATTCTATTACATAATCCGGGTTAAAAGCCGTTTTAGATATTTTGAATTTATTGGGTCTGCGCTTTTTATTCAAAGCTATGGACTAAACAGAAAAGATGGGTAAACAAAAACTGATTAACCGACTAAAGAAATATTACCCAATGGAAAGGTTTCATGCTTTTGTTTCATTTCCATTGATTTTTATATACCTCATTTTTAAGAATTCCATTTCTGATATAGTATTTCTACTATATGGTCTCTTGATCTGCATAGTAATATTGATCCAAGGACAACACTATTGGAAATTGAAATACTACCGATTGATAGAAAAGCCGTTCAATCAAGAAAAAAACTTAAACCTTTTTAAAAACGCAAAGAAATTAAATTTACTGTTGATAGGGTTAATACCTGTAGTTTTTATCATCCAACTTTTTTTAAATAACTGGAAAATTATCCCAGAAAATTTAATGCTTTGGGCTGTTTTAGCCAATTTATTTGGCATTTTTGAACATATCAATTACTACAACCGGCAGTTGATGGTTGACAATTCATCAGACATGGCATACATAAAGCGGAACAGAAAATTGAAAGTTGCCAGTCTGGCTAAAGATTTAAAGGAAAACCAATTCTAAAAACAAGTTTTAACATTCCAGCAATAGGAGCAATTGATTTCTCAATCAATTACTCGCCAATTCAGGCTTTTCATTTTTCCCTGCAAATACGATTACCAATATGGAGGCAATAAACATGATCAAACTGTAAATGACCACAGGGATCACCATGGCGGAATTTTGCAATAAGGTGGCCGCGATCATGATGCCAAGTGTGCCATTTTGAATGCCTGATTCAATACTAATGGATATTTGTTGCTTGTAAGGCAATGCAAAAAGCTTGGCAAGCAAGAAGGCAAAACCGAAGGTAAGCACATTCAAGATCAAGGTAACAGGTCCTGCTTCGGCAAAGAAACCGATAATATTGTCTTTCTCCTTAAAGATGGCACCACCTACAATGATTACAAAAAACACAATAGAGGCGATTCTTACTGTTTTATCAGCTTTTTGGGAGAGGGCAGGAAAGAGATGTTTTAAGAACATACCAATGGCGACTGGAACTAGCGTCACACCGGTTATTTGGACAATGGTTTGTAAAACAGGTAGTGCAACTGTTCCTTCTTCACCAAAAAAGATAATCGAATAGTTGATGTACAGAGGAATGGTGACGATCGTTATGATAGAACTCATCGCGGTGAGGCTGATAGAAAGGGCCGTATCACCTTTGCAAAGGTGGGTGATCATATTGGAAGTAGGTCCTCCAGGGCAGCTTGCAATGATCATAACGCCTACAGCCATCGAACCTGAGAGACCAAAGGCAAGGATGAGGATAAATCCCAAGACCGGTAACATAATTAATTGACAAAAAAGACCAAGACTTAATGCCTTAGGGGAAACAAAGATGTTTTTAAAGTCCTTTAAACTTAGGGTTAGTCCCATGCCAAGCATAATAAAAGCCAGCGCTAAAGGGAGAAAAACAGCAGTTAACACATTACTTTCCATAGTTGTTATTTTGGGTGGTTTTATTTTATTACTTGAAAACTATTTAATCGGGCCATAAGTATAGTGAAAGGGTATTATTAATTTGCTTTTCCGCCAATTTTTCAAGATTTATGTCCAATAATTCATCATTTACTTTTTCCACCTGTTCCCGCATTTCTATGGGTAGTTGGGCATAGCCGTGGTATGCACCTAAAATCGCCCCAGCAATCGCTGCGGTAGTATCATTGTCTCTCCCATAATTTACTAGGAAAATCATTGTCTCCTTAAATTTGAAATCGTTGAAAAGCATGGCTGTAAGTACCTGAAGGTGGATTTCGGCAGCATGGAAAGGCATGTCTTGGAGGTTCTGATCCAGGAGTTGGTAGGCACGAAGAATAGAGGACTCTGGGATTAAGGTGGTTTTGTTTGGTTTTAATTCTGTACCTAAACTGTCTTTGGCTTCTGCAACAATATCCAGAGCCAACTCATATACCCGATAACTGCTTCTACCTACAAGACGACTAGAGAAGTAACCTTCGGGGTCTATATCCTTTAAAACACGCAAAACCTCATTTTGATTACCATTAGCAGTAAGTGCAGCAGATGTCATAGCAGCAGAGAGGGCACTTATGTCTTTGGCCAGTCCCAGATCGTAAATACTTAAATTATAGGCTTGATTGTAGGCCATTTCCGGGTCGCTGGGGTACAATAAGCCCAGAGCAGGGGCATACAATAAGCCGGCACATACCATTTCACCACCATAGAATTTACCCATGGCCTTTTGGTAAGGTTTGAGTTTATTTTCCTTTATGGCAAGAGAGACCTTATACCATTCTTGTAACCACAAGACTTTAAGGTTTGTCTCTTCCAAGTCTTTAGTTTGGTCAGGCTTCAAGGATTTGTACCTGTTAAAATATGCTTCGTAAGTTTGTATAATGTGATTAGAGAAGGCGTCTACATCTAGGCTCAGGCTATTTTGCTCCGACATGAAATCCACAATCAAGGCTTTCCAACGGGTATCATCTGTAGTACCTCCAGCTGGTAGATTGGCCTTCCATATTCCCTCTGGCGAGACTTCTCGAACCATGGTGTCCAAACCAGTAACCCAACCATAGGTCTTTTGAATATCTTCCCTGGCCCACATTTCTGTAGGAGCTCCCATGGCATCACCAATGGCACTTCCCACAATTAGGCCTTTCACTTTATCAGATAGTTCAGATTTGCTTAGTTCGGAAACTGGTAAGTCAGCTTTATTAGTATTCTCTTGTTTTCCCCCTTCACAGGCCCATAAACAACAGCCAATGAAAACATAGATACAAAAGTTAAAATTTCTCATTCATAATCAGATTTATGGCAAATGTTGCTAATTTTTTTTTCTCTTCTAAGGATAGAGAAAGGGGAAGTTGTGCCAAGCCAAACAGTCTACGCAATATTTCAACACCAGTATACTGTGCTAAAATTTCATTTTTTAAGGGGTAGCTTTCAATGATTCTGAGTAGTTCGCTTACAGCAGTGGATGAAAGTTTTAAATGGGCTAACATGACGGCCAAATCAAATTCTGGCTCGCCTAAAAATGCAAATTCTGTATCTATGATTTTTAATCCCTTTTCCGTCTCAAACCAGCTACCTGGATAGAAATCTCCATGAATAAGCACATCTCCCGGCTTCAGGTACCTTTCCCCTAAAAGATTTATTTTCTCTATTAGTTCAGGCTTGTCTTTCACCATGGTAGATAGATCTTGTAAGCCTTCCTGGATTTGGTCCAGGTTAAATCCATTGTCAGGTAAAAAAGGCAATACAAAAATGTGCTGGTGATTCAGTTTCCTCATCTCTTGGTTGATAGGGAAATCAGTTACGGGTAATTGGTGCAGTTTTTTAAGATAGGTCAACAAAAGGTCTATAACCTTTTTATTGAGGCTGTTTTTGTTTTCATATAGCCACAAATAATCGCCTCCTTTATCCAAGTGTTCTATGGCCAGGAGCCAGGCATTTTTATCAAATCCCAATACGGCTGGAGAAAAGCAGGCCAATAAATTGTCTTTATTTATTTCATTGTAGAATTTTAATTCTATTTCTATCCTATTTAATGGGGCAGGCACTTCCGGAAATTTGACAACATATGGCCGTGATTGTTTCAGGACAAAGATGCGTTTGTTGGTTTTTATCTTCAGGGTGACATTCATGTTCCCTTTTCCTGCCTGATACGAATCAATTACTTCTTCGCCCGAAAGCAACATTCCATTCCCTTTCAGGTAGGAGATTTGTTTGGGTTCAAGTGGGATTGTAATAAACATTTAATTATTTTTTTAGAAAATTAACCTTCATTTACCAGAATAGAAATCAAAATGGTAAGAAAGATTATTTTACTTAAATAAAAACATTGATCCTAGTTCTTTTCTAGCATTAACTGTTTTATTTTTGGGTCATGAGTAAAACAAAAACAGACAGTCCACTTTTGAGCCAGTTGTCGCTTGAATTGGATGGTGAACTGCATTACGATAGTTTGATGAAAACTTTGTATGCCACTGACGCTTCAGTGTACCGGTCCCTACCCACAGCTGTGGCCTTGCCTAAAAGCCCTTCTGATATAAAAAAACTAATTCATTTTGCCAATTCAAATAACCTATCATTAATTCCAAGAACAGCAGGAACTTCCCTAGCCGGTCAGTGTGTAGGAGATGGAATAGTTGTGGATGTTTCCAAATACCTAAACAAAATCATTGAGTTCAATAAGGACGAAGGATGGGTAAGGGTTCAGCCAGGAGTTGTGAGAAATGAATTGAACAATTACTTAAAGGAATATGGGTATTTCTTTAGCCCTATTACGAGTACAGCTACCAGAGCCATGATAGGCGGTATGGTTGGTAACAACAGTTGTGGTACCACCTCTATCGTATATGGTAGTACCAGAGAGCATGTGCTAGAGCTGAAAGTCTTGCTATCCGATGGGTCTGAGGCTGTTTTCAAGTCCATGACTGAAAGTGATTTTGAACTTAAATGCAAACAAGAAAATCTGGAAGGTGAACTTTATCGACATGTAAAGGAAGAATTAAGCCGTCCGGAAATACAAAAAAATATTAGGGAACATTTCCCCAAAGAGAGCATACATAGAAGAAATACTGGTTATGCCTTAGATTACCTTTTGGAGTCTCAGCTTTTTTCTGATAAAGATGCTCCATTTGATTTTTGTAAATTATTATGTGGATCAGAAGGTACTTTAGCAATCACTACAGAAATTAAAATTCACCTCGATCCACTTCCAGATCCTTTTGATATTGTGGTAGCGGCTCACTTTGAGACTATTCATGACAGCATGAAAGCGGCTCAGGTGGCCATGAAAGAAAAGCCTACAGCTGTAGAGTTGATGGATAAAAACATCTTGGATTGTACCAAGG
Protein-coding sequences here:
- a CDS encoding sterol desaturase family protein, which codes for MEGISLHYFTPIASNIIRYFMVAGTAFVIFYKFYPNKFFKNKIQLGLAKNKDFIREILHSVQSSFVIGLVIALFLFTPLRDYVAIYNDFHEYHFLWIPLSILLALILHDSYFYWMHRVVHHPKLFKSIHLTHHKSTNPSPWTSFSFHFYEAITEAMAVPLILCLIPMHPLSLILFGLLSFCINVYGHLGYEIAPKWFRNSLLFEVLISSTYHNLHHAKPKGNYGLYFRFWDRLLKTENPNYRMDYDRIQKRRFGQ
- a CDS encoding bile acid:sodium symporter family protein yields the protein MESNVLTAVFLPLALAFIMLGMGLTLSLKDFKNIFVSPKALSLGLFCQLIMLPVLGFILILAFGLSGSMAVGVMIIASCPGGPTSNMITHLCKGDTALSISLTAMSSIITIVTIPLYINYSIIFFGEEGTVALPVLQTIVQITGVTLVPVAIGMFLKHLFPALSQKADKTVRIASIVFFVIIVGGAIFKEKDNIIGFFAEAGPVTLILNVLTFGFAFLLAKLFALPYKQQISISIESGIQNGTLGIMIAATLLQNSAMVIPVVIYSLIMFIASILVIVFAGKNEKPELASN
- a CDS encoding ADP-ribosylglycohydrolase family protein; translation: MRNFNFCIYVFIGCCLWACEGGKQENTNKADLPVSELSKSELSDKVKGLIVGSAIGDAMGAPTEMWAREDIQKTYGWVTGLDTMVREVSPEGIWKANLPAGGTTDDTRWKALIVDFMSEQNSLSLDVDAFSNHIIQTYEAYFNRYKSLKPDQTKDLEETNLKVLWLQEWYKVSLAIKENKLKPYQKAMGKFYGGEMVCAGLLYAPALGLLYPSDPEMAYNQAYNLSIYDLGLAKDISALSAAMTSAALTANGNQNEVLRVLKDIDPEGYFSSRLVGRSSYRVYELALDIVAEAKDSLGTELKPNKTTLIPESSILRAYQLLDQNLQDMPFHAAEIHLQVLTAMLFNDFKFKETMIFLVNYGRDNDTTAAIAGAILGAYHGYAQLPIEMREQVEKVNDELLDINLEKLAEKQINNTLSLYLWPD
- a CDS encoding phosphotransferase, translated to MFITIPLEPKQISYLKGNGMLLSGEEVIDSYQAGKGNMNVTLKIKTNKRIFVLKQSRPYVVKFPEVPAPLNRIEIELKFYNEINKDNLLACFSPAVLGFDKNAWLLAIEHLDKGGDYLWLYENKNSLNKKVIDLLLTYLKKLHQLPVTDFPINQEMRKLNHQHIFVLPFLPDNGFNLDQIQEGLQDLSTMVKDKPELIEKINLLGERYLKPGDVLIHGDFYPGSWFETEKGLKIIDTEFAFLGEPEFDLAVMLAHLKLSSTAVSELLRIIESYPLKNEILAQYTGVEILRRLFGLAQLPLSLSLEEKKKLATFAINLIMNEKF